The Candidatus Cloacimonadota bacterium genome contains a region encoding:
- a CDS encoding thioredoxin family protein: MRLPAKTLFLATLIALSALLLSAQSVKFSVSPSQLKPGDKGVLRATLTITDAEKKQSYDPAEGEDGYLYLIETGEYPQLKFGKTSYPAPNHKNGEVWEYYKSLTLSRPFTVSKTAQPGPLNLKASLSYNLCHKTSGFCDPPRDEEGSVKLQILPVAEEVAASEDEPEEELAEVQPVTADSTAVVASAQTSNDDAVPPAPATEKASGGQIWYYMLLAILGGIVLNFTPCVLPILPIRAMSMVNQAQKDISKVLIHTLVYTLGVLLSFGAIAAVFVIARASGVNLTYGFLSQSLLYNLIMMSILFLFGLSLMGVWEMTVPGMNAAAKTTSKKGYGGSFFAGVFAFLMGFSCMGPFMGPALEVAVRLSSPMLVLFFLLIGLGFALPFIIISLFPRALKLVPKPGEWMNIFKELMGFVLMYLTWKYFSNVWGLTQSGTYLMKTGLYLVYLGFAAWLYGRFVRPENKKAVQIILGLAAVAVIAASASTLLPWKEEYRPQSTAVANAEGMVPANHPGWYVFSPELFARMQSEGKPVFLDIGADWCTNCKANEKKVLLQPDIQAEFSKRGVVLLKGDFTREDPVLKDWMQKGGSIGVPFNVLYIPGREPVKMAELFSKADLLKALELIPETTE; this comes from the coding sequence ATGCGCCTTCCAGCCAAGACGCTCTTCCTGGCAACGCTGATCGCCCTTTCCGCCCTGCTGCTTAGCGCGCAGAGCGTGAAGTTCAGCGTCAGCCCCAGCCAGCTTAAACCCGGGGACAAAGGTGTCCTGCGCGCCACGCTCACCATCACCGATGCCGAGAAAAAGCAGTCCTACGACCCCGCCGAGGGCGAGGACGGCTATCTCTATCTGATCGAAACCGGCGAGTATCCGCAGCTGAAATTCGGCAAGACCAGCTATCCCGCCCCCAACCACAAGAACGGCGAGGTCTGGGAATATTACAAATCCCTCACCCTCAGCCGGCCTTTCACAGTGAGCAAAACCGCCCAACCGGGGCCTCTCAACCTCAAGGCCAGCCTGTCCTACAACCTCTGCCACAAGACCAGCGGTTTCTGCGATCCGCCCCGCGACGAGGAAGGCAGCGTGAAGCTGCAGATCCTGCCGGTGGCGGAAGAAGTGGCCGCAAGCGAGGATGAGCCGGAAGAAGAGCTTGCTGAGGTGCAGCCGGTTACGGCCGACTCCACGGCCGTTGTTGCCAGCGCCCAAACCTCAAACGATGACGCGGTACCCCCCGCCCCGGCCACTGAAAAAGCCAGTGGCGGCCAGATTTGGTACTACATGCTGCTGGCCATCCTGGGCGGGATCGTGCTAAATTTCACGCCCTGCGTGCTGCCCATCCTGCCCATCCGCGCGATGAGCATGGTGAACCAGGCCCAGAAAGACATCTCCAAAGTGCTGATCCACACCCTGGTTTACACCCTTGGCGTGCTGCTCTCCTTCGGCGCCATCGCGGCCGTGTTTGTGATCGCCCGGGCCTCCGGGGTCAACCTCACCTACGGTTTCCTCAGCCAGAGCCTGCTCTACAACCTCATCATGATGAGCATCCTCTTCCTCTTTGGCCTCTCGCTGATGGGGGTGTGGGAAATGACCGTGCCGGGGATGAACGCGGCGGCCAAAACCACCTCCAAAAAGGGTTACGGCGGCTCCTTCTTCGCCGGCGTATTCGCCTTTCTGATGGGCTTTTCCTGCATGGGCCCCTTCATGGGTCCGGCGCTGGAAGTGGCCGTGCGCCTGTCCTCGCCGATGCTGGTGCTCTTTTTCCTGCTCATCGGCCTGGGCTTCGCTTTGCCCTTCATCATCATCAGCCTCTTCCCCAGGGCCCTCAAACTTGTGCCCAAACCCGGCGAATGGATGAACATCTTCAAAGAGTTGATGGGCTTCGTGCTGATGTATCTCACCTGGAAATATTTCTCCAACGTCTGGGGCCTCACCCAAAGTGGGACCTACCTGATGAAGACCGGGCTCTACCTGGTTTACCTGGGCTTCGCTGCCTGGCTCTACGGACGCTTTGTGCGCCCCGAAAACAAAAAGGCCGTCCAGATCATCCTGGGCCTGGCCGCCGTGGCCGTGATCGCCGCCTCCGCCTCCACCCTGCTGCCCTGGAAAGAGGAATACCGGCCCCAGTCAACCGCCGTGGCCAACGCCGAAGGCATGGTGCCGGCCAACCATCCCGGCTGGTATGTTTTCTCGCCGGAACTCTTTGCCCGTATGCAATCTGAGGGCAAACCCGTCTTTCTGGACATCGGCGCGGATTGGTGCACGAACTGCAAGGCCAACGAGAAAAAAGTGCTGCTGCAGCCCGATATCCAGGCCGAATTCAGCAAACGCGGCGTGGTGCTGCTCAAGGGCGATTTCACCCGCGAGGACCCCGTGCTGAAAGACTGGATGCAAAAAGGCGGCAGCATCGGCGTGCCCTTCAACGTGCTTTACATCCCCGGCCGCGAGCCTGTCAAGATGGCCGAGCTTTTCAGCAAGGCCGATCTGCTCAAAGCCCTGGAACTCATTCCGGAGACAACCGAATGA
- a CDS encoding TlpA family protein disulfide reductase, translating into MKCQILVIILLLLAGSLVAEPMPEFRLPNASNQNVTLAELLGRGPVIIDFWADYCQPCKQAMPALDALAQKYDSLTVVLVSIDAPKAQTKAKNYLKGKNFKFVSLFDPDQTLAKKLNVTEPPHTFILDKAGEIVLEHKGFVAGDEQDYEIKVRSLLGIEAEKGSDCDCEEPCEDCDCEEKAAPEQKLNPVQTPKSPCENCH; encoded by the coding sequence ATGAAATGCCAAATCTTAGTGATAATCTTGCTCCTGCTGGCAGGCAGTCTTGTGGCCGAGCCCATGCCGGAATTCCGCCTTCCCAACGCAAGCAACCAAAACGTCACCCTCGCCGAGCTACTGGGCCGCGGCCCCGTGATCATAGATTTCTGGGCGGATTACTGCCAGCCCTGCAAACAGGCCATGCCCGCCCTGGACGCCCTCGCCCAAAAATATGACAGCCTCACCGTGGTCCTGGTCTCCATCGACGCCCCCAAAGCCCAGACCAAAGCCAAAAACTACCTCAAGGGCAAGAACTTCAAGTTCGTATCCCTCTTCGACCCGGACCAGACCCTGGCCAAAAAGCTCAACGTCACCGAGCCGCCCCACACCTTCATCCTGGACAAGGCCGGCGAGATCGTGCTGGAGCACAAGGGCTTCGTGGCCGGAGACGAACAGGATTATGAGATCAAGGTCCGCTCCCTGCTGGGGATCGAGGCTGAAAAGGGCAGTGACTGCGATTGCGAAGAGCCCTGCGAAGATTGCGATTGCGAGGAAAAGGCCGCTCCCGAGCAGAAGCTCAACCCGGTTCAAACCCCTAAATCGCCATGCGAAAACTGCCACTGA